Proteins found in one Planococcus citri chromosome 2, ihPlaCitr1.1, whole genome shotgun sequence genomic segment:
- the LOC135833930 gene encoding protein takeout-like, producing the protein MISFIICLVIVLQSGHALPTFETGSMPTCQTKNNNVDECLKTYLQEAIKHSSQGNTKFAIPPLDPYFIPKLTMSPNKNVGGVVIEMKNASTYGFSKAVVKKVHADPQKGVFEGHYNVPVSTLLGHYNLTGKVFSIPINGNGKSNVTMYDVYHTVKVLGDVNVNNADGKKYLNVNSVLMHVKPKKMKFKFEQLFKDNKQLSDTLNGMLNDNWEEVFGRLQPKLEEEMSKHMFILVKRFFNDVPYSDLFPDV; encoded by the exons ATGATATCATTTATTATATGTTTAGTGATTGTGTTACAGTCCGGCCATGCATTACCAACTTTTGAAA CGGGATCGATGCCAACATGCCAAACTAAGAATAACAATGTTGACGAATGCCTCAAAACGTATCTGCAGGAAGCTATCAAACATTCAAGTCAAG GTAACACAAAATTTGCAATTCCTCCCTTGGACCCGTATTTCATCCCAAAACTAACCATGTCACCAAATAAGAACGTTGGTGGGGTGGTGATTGAGATGAAAAATGCCAGTACTTACGGTTTCAGCAAAGCTGTTGTGAAAAAAGTCCA CGCGGATCCACAGAAAGGTGTTTTTGAAGGACACTATAACGTTCCAGTATCAACTTTACTCGGTCATTATAATTTGACTGGAAAAGTATTTTCCATCCCGATAAATGGAAACGGTAAATCAAACGTAACAATGT atgACGTTTACCATACCGTTAAAGTTCTGGGAGACGTGAATGTAAACAACgcggatggaaaaaaatacctcaacGTTAATTCTGTACTGATGCACgtgaaacctaaaaaaatgaaattcaaattcgagcAACTTTTCAAAGACAATAAACAACTAA GTGATACGTTGAATGGAATGTTGAACGATAACTGGGAAGAAGTATTTGGAAGATTGCaaccaaaattggaggaagaAATGTCCAAACATATGTTCATACTGGTTAAACGTTTCTTCAACGATGTGCCATATAGCGACCTATTTCCTGATGTGTAA